Below is a window of Chitinophagaceae bacterium DNA.
CTGTTGCGGTGTAATAATTAAAATTACTGCGAGCAACTCTCAAAATATTTTTTCCTCCACCTTCTAAAAGATGGTCTTTGTTAATAGGATGTTGATAATTTATCTCTCCTGTAGCTTCTTCATTGATACTGGGGTTTTCATTTTTTACTTTTGAAATAATTTCTTCTGTATTCATGGGGTTTTTATTGGTATTCTCAAAATTATTTGTTCTATCATTACGGCTATAAAGCCCCAGAATACTTAATTCTTGCTGGGGTTTAGAAAATTGATATGTATAAGTGAGATTTATATCTACATTTTGAGAGTTATTAATGCTATTTACATCTCTATGTCCTATTTGGGAAGAGTCATTGATAAGATTATGAATAGTAGTTTGAAAATTATTTTGTTCTTGGTATTGACTTCTATTGCCATATCTTATAGATCCGTTGAGAAAGCTTTTTTCCGTAAAATTATAGTCCATTCCAAGTGTGTAATGTCCAAAAATTCCTGATTGGTAAGTATTTGCGGTTTGCGTAGTATTGAAAAGAGAAGTCGGATTGTTTTTAATGGTCTGATCATTGATAAAAGATCCGGTGATATTATAGTTATACCTTCCGAATCCTCCTAAGGTCATTCCAAATTTTCCTTTTTTTAAACTTCCATTCAGTCCTAAATGGCTACCACGATAGCCCGCTGCGCTGTTTACAGACAGATTGAGTCCTTCTAATGTATTTTTTTTTAACACAATATTAATAACACCCGCACTTCCTTCGGCATCATAGCGAGCAGAAGGAGAAGTAATAACTTCTACGGATTTAATAAGGTCAGCAGGAATTTGTTTGAGGGCATCTCCCACATTGGTTGCCAAGAGAGAAGAGGGTTTGCCATTTATAAGGATAGTTACATTCTGATTACCTCGCATGCTCACATTTCCATCGTTATCTACGGAGAGCATAGGTGTCCTTCTTAATACATCTGAAGCATCTCCACCTCTGGTAGTAAGATCACTTTCTGCATTATAAACCGTTCTATCTATTTTTTCTTCTATCAAGTCCTTTTTTGCTTCTACGGAGACCTCTTTTAATACCTCTGTATTCGGATTGAGTTTGATAAGTTTTACAAAAACATCGTCATTTTTTGCATTTACATTCACATTTTGCACTTCTATGCTTTCATAACCGATAAAAGAGATAACTAATTTGTATTTCCCCTCCCCTACTTTTGTAATAACAAACTCTCCTTTTTCATTACATACTGCTCCGTCTACTGCTTTATTTATTGCTATATCCCAAAGAGCCACATTGGCAAATTCTACGGGTGTGTTATTTATTCCATCTAATACCGCACCTTTTATTTTTGCAGTTCCTCTGCCTTTATTTATGGCATTCAGTCCATTTATTCCCTGTCCATACAATACATTCCCTACTAAAAACAAAATTATCAAGTATTTA
It encodes the following:
- a CDS encoding TonB-dependent receptor translates to MYKYLIILFLVGNVLYGQGINGLNAINKGRGTAKIKGAVLDGINNTPVEFANVALWDIAINKAVDGAVCNEKGEFVITKVGEGKYKLVISFIGYESIEVQNVNVNAKNDDVFVKLIKLNPNTEVLKEVSVEAKKDLIEEKIDRTVYNAESDLTTRGGDASDVLRRTPMLSVDNDGNVSMRGNQNVTILINGKPSSLLATNVGDALKQIPADLIKSVEVITSPSARYDAEGSAGVINIVLKKNTLEGLNLSVNSAAGYRGSHLGLNGSLKKGKFGMTLGGFGRYNYNITGSFINDQTIKNNPTSLFNTTQTANTYQSGIFGHYTLGMDYNFTEKSFLNGSIRYGNRSQYQEQNNFQTTIHNLINDSSQIGHRDVNSINNSQNVDINLTYTYQFSKPQQELSILGLYSRNDRTNNFENTNKNPMNTEEIISKVKNENPSINEEATGEINYQHPINKDHLLEGGGKNILRVARSNFNYYTATGNSDYVQTKSTQQNNSLSYYQNITAGYLSYTVSLPKSFGLKVGGRYEFTYIAANTADGGNIPIAAYPVFVPSVNISKKIGKSGGTLKLSYNRRIQRPSIQYLNPNIQAPNPLNISYGDPTLLPEYTNNYEIGYSNFIKGSSISASLFYRETMGSIQAVRKTSGDTIVTTYKNIGTEQALGTNISLNVNIGKFTLNAGGDVFYNTLSNNDINPLFTASNSGVVFSGRLFGGYNFANGISINAFSHFRSKSVELQGTRGGFGFYIVSIVKNFKNKKGGIGLSFENFLGNGLTIRNQTTSPVLDQNNTQYVNNIGIGINFNYRIGKVSTEAPKRIRTINNDDLKDGGGNQDGASGGGSPSPTTPQRTGENIRPSLPPNKDMKKDSIPNKAYPRAPFPELKSTPTDTLKRK